From the genome of Gloeocapsa sp. PCC 73106:
CAAAATGATCATATCACGTTTTCAGATTTAATTTGATTTTCTTCTAGAGGTTGATAGTAAGCGCCAGAGGTGCAAGTTTCGCGAATTTCCACGGCGTGCAATCCAGGAAGTCCCTTTGCTTTTAGTTGGGTGAATATCCACTGGGCGATCGCTTCACTAGTCGGATTTTCTAACCCGGTAGTTTCATTTAAATAATGGTGATCTAAATAATCTTCTAATAGAGGTTTGAGATACTGTTTAATTTTGCCAAAATCCAGCACCATTCCCTGTTCTGGCCCCGTTGTCATCAGATGGTTACTTTTAACATAGATTTTACCCAACCAGCTATGACCATGTAGCCGCCTGCATTTACCCTGATGGTGGGGTAGTCTGTGGGCGGCTTCGAAGCGAAACTCTTTGTAAATTAACCAGACTGAGTCTGTTTGCATCACTTAATAGGGAAAAGGATGGATAAATGCGCGAGAACCAGTGTAACCAGATAAATCGGCGATCGTTTCTAAAGGTTGTACTCCTGGATATAGTTCCCCTTTAATTTCCCAGGTGGGTACTCCTGTTATACCTGCGGCTTCACAAAGTTCGGGTTGAGCGTTTTCACCGTCGGGGTGACATTCAATATTGTTGAGGAGACTGGCGGCTTTTTTTCCCAGCAATTCCTTTTGTGAATGACAGTGGGGACAAGTATAAGCTGTATATATTTTAGCATCGATCCCTTGGAGGTGCTCAGCTAGAGCGATTTCTGCCGGTCCCGATTCTGTGGTAATAGCTGGAGGCTGGGCTTGAGCGAGGATTGTATCTGGTTTTGGTGGACTTTGAGATGCGTACACCCCACCGAACAATCCAGTCAAGCTAATAGTAGCTGTAATGATACTAATCAAGGCTAGTTGACGCCAGTTAGAGCGATGGTATTTCATAATTTTTAATAAGAATAAACTGAGAGAAATAAGGGCGGAAGCCAAACAAGTTCTGATAATCCAGGGAGGACGATTTTCATTTCAGTCAATTAAAACATCTTCCTGATAGGATTGAACCTCATACTTCCATTCTATATTAGGCATAGATTCAAAGGCGTGGCGTACGTGTTCTTCCCAAAGTTTACGAATTTTAGCTAAGTAAGGATCCCCCAGACGTAGTTGTAGCTTATGAAGTAATTGGAAACTATTTGTGTTATACATAATCACGTCGATAGGTGGACCCACAGAAATATTTGATTTCATGGTAGAGTCAATAGATAAGACAGCGCATTTAGCTAGGGCTTCTAAGGGTGTTTCCCCTGTGACGGTGCGATCTAGAATGGGCTTACCGTATTTAGCTTCACCAATTTGTAAAAACGGGGTTTCTGGGGTAGCCTGAATATAATTGCCCTGAGAATATATCAGATATAGTTGTGGAGTTTCTCCCTTGATTTGTCCACCCAGCAAGAAATTACAGTGATAATCTATTTTGTCTTTTTCTAACCAAGGTCGATCCAGCTCTTGTATTTCTCGAGTTTTATTGCCGATATAGCGGGCAACATCGTAGAGATGGGAAAAGGTATAGAGATTTTCTTTTTCTTCATTGTTGATATCTCTTTGCAAACGCGTGATTACCCCTTGTGTGATCGAGAGATTTCCCGAAGAACAGATAATAATTACTCGATCTCCCGGGACGGAAAAATCAAAGAGTTTTTTATAAGCTGAAATGTAATCTACTCCCGCATTGGTACGAGAGTCTGAAGCCATCACGATTCCAAAACGATTAATAATTCCCAAGCAGTAAGTCATAAGTTTCACTATGGTAAGTTTTAAAAAAGCTAAAAAAGTTCTACACCCTCTTAGCTTGGTAAAAAGTGACAAGAATAATATCCTCAGAAATTTTCTGAATTGATTATCATATATGATAAAGTAATCAGCTAATTATGGAAACAAAGCCCCCTTTACCTCCATTTACTTTAGAAACGGCTCAAGAAAAAGTCCAAACTGCTGAGGATGCTTGGAATACCAGAGATCCCGAAAAAGTCGTTTTAGCGTACACACCTGATTCACAATGGCGTAACCGAGTGGAAATTTTTGCCGGGCGAGAGGCTATCAAAGCTTTTTTGAGTCGTAAATGGCAAAAAGAAAGGGATTACCGCCTCAAGAAAGAGCTTTGGTGTTTTACAGACAACCGGATCGCAGTCAGATTTGAGTATGAGTGGCATGATGATTCCGGTCAATGGTATCGTTCCTATGGTAATGAAATGTGGGAATTTGCTGAAAACGGTTTAATGAAAAAGCGTTACGCAAGTATTAACGATCTGTGGATTCAAGAATCAGAGCGTAAGTTTCTCTGGAAACGGTAATTGAATATCTTTTAAGAAAATCTAAAACTGCTGTAATCATGACTGTTTTTGAATTTAAGTTTTGTTAAGCTAAAAATGCTTGTCCTTTTGTGACTCTCGACCGATCACCGAGCGCGTAGGTAATGATAACCTAAGTAAATGGCTCTATATTTTAAGTTGGGAGATTAACAACAGATGCACACTCCTTACAGTGCGGGACAAACTAGTGATAATACAAACTACGGTAACCGCATTTTTGTGTATGAAGTGGTCGGTTTAAGTCGGAATGGACAGGCAAATCAATTAGGCTACTCTATTCGTCGTAGCGGCAGTGTCTTCATTAAGGTTCCCTATACCAGAATGAATCAAGAACTGCAGCGAATCAGTCGTTTAGGTGGTCGTATAGTCAGTATCAAACCTGTTGAAGGTGATACCTCAGAAAAAACACCAGCAAAATCAGATAACCATAAATCTATGACTCAAGCGAAAGCGAAAGCCAAAGATATTCCTGTGAATATCTATCGTCCCAATCAACCTTTTATTGGGAAATGTCTAGAAAATGCAGAACTCGTAGCAGAAGGTGGGATCGGAACCGTCCGTCACCTGACTTTTGATCTCTCAGCAGG
Proteins encoded in this window:
- the queD gene encoding 6-carboxytetrahydropterin synthase QueD, whose protein sequence is MQTDSVWLIYKEFRFEAAHRLPHHQGKCRRLHGHSWLGKIYVKSNHLMTTGPEQGMVLDFGKIKQYLKPLLEDYLDHHYLNETTGLENPTSEAIAQWIFTQLKAKGLPGLHAVEIRETCTSGAYYQPLEENQIKSENVI
- a CDS encoding proteasome-type protease, which produces MTYCLGIINRFGIVMASDSRTNAGVDYISAYKKLFDFSVPGDRVIIICSSGNLSITQGVITRLQRDINNEEKENLYTFSHLYDVARYIGNKTREIQELDRPWLEKDKIDYHCNFLLGGQIKGETPQLYLIYSQGNYIQATPETPFLQIGEAKYGKPILDRTVTGETPLEALAKCAVLSIDSTMKSNISVGPPIDVIMYNTNSFQLLHKLQLRLGDPYLAKIRKLWEEHVRHAFESMPNIEWKYEVQSYQEDVLID
- a CDS encoding nuclear transport factor 2 family protein, whose protein sequence is METKPPLPPFTLETAQEKVQTAEDAWNTRDPEKVVLAYTPDSQWRNRVEIFAGREAIKAFLSRKWQKERDYRLKKELWCFTDNRIAVRFEYEWHDDSGQWYRSYGNEMWEFAENGLMKKRYASINDLWIQESERKFLWKR